A single window of Cataglyphis hispanica isolate Lineage 1 chromosome 2, ULB_Chis1_1.0, whole genome shotgun sequence DNA harbors:
- the LOC126858875 gene encoding protein lava lamp-like isoform X2, whose product MSSVYEKPSDTMEGSLPEAAIHTKETCEQNKNQLESLKEIMMRNQQSLKKKEEEVQEYARRLSKIKSRAKLSRHNKEGNSSSKDTIHLHKTESAAKDTTDDAIDDISQAKTPKAKSSLLQRKLAENRKAFEQRNKELTETKRVMEEKVEAIRQQLDETDLATEVHKDQLAVTPIKPFVITSDMMTPIQIEDIQEKEKKIMDLNSKIVELEATILDLQENLKEKDSVIDSKTKAVTLMSADLSKKGKTTLDTLEDTKDEMRTMQENFILIETSLKDKNNNLLKQLQERDNKISELEHTINRFEEQLKEQKIAESASADFSRSTMDTLAETKDAMKSMQENFVLIESSLKLKNDNLLQQLGEYEVKLVEARERIFQLESDAGIVTTPAVKDLQFRIEKLVQNNRQLLDEKYQLQKNVAELQDKIIAKKSVQNNDAIIEKDNKIAELENLIEELKQSNELLKEESKAEMQKQVTELSSRNGEYSNKIIDLEKQVHKLEAEKNDMIAKLSVERTILKKDDTMIKLTKELEDLNKSMIKLKAQHRSKVKNLQKQLEDFKMVSDTNAELVRLGNQVALLEEEKGNLQLSLVDFDELKASAGDWQERVADLENKVSSQTKEIQMHIDAIATLENQKLDLMQELHTVKQEILALEAENAESENLRVSAEMKVVELEEQLEAIHKEHSENKLESLSESEYHELLKKVDALIHENSELYSKLNKMEEKGTSDTGSTESFEAIQVNNKNDLLKKIEDLEQKNNELTLKLTKLEERDGSHAGSTESFETINDTDRSELLKKIEQLIQENNDLTMKLNRFEEKGSDTGSTESFERIPEHNDNMTKIELLTQENNELVIKLTKLEEQLSQIECNVQLNAPKIDNSLETLKDDSSLRLQIETFTQEHDNLMAEIAKFKTQVEDLTEENNRLQDRIETLTAENTELVINCTKLEEHLEVQMSSQMSVQIIEYTDQIKVLMDRQQVLEKELTQLREASVEQSVNITSCETDDAKSKIVTLEKENAQMIMTIRKLEEHINNQKEELSKFSREKEELNLKLEHMACDDFSRERVELIDKLEKLNREKESVVYERQELHEQINSLLQKSSEEMSEIRKTEEVAQESQSVIVASLEKELENSKVLITEYKNQIEEMNMKLQSMEAELQKKAKQLLEYEASNEKVESLQRELNDMFATAEEWKFKYDDMQVKMQALEQGKISIEEAFKILENNHKELLEVIREKDAATSTLQEQFQDTINSLEMRLQDEIANVTAKEHEITALKAEIEKKDQELQTKYAQLQNGMISIDNLQEELYNYSLKLKENEAALSSSLGEIARLNDIIKQKEKDTQFLKKNISKITEALELTKSSEEFNEILESLRNKETNYIELQNKHKEVLRENSELLQKIEDISKDYENIKNELIKKEQEMNNLLMDKKELVAQIEEIKKDKIETEKRLWELQKILENQTTYAENMQSELTNEYKQMERLKINHTEEMMMLSTRLENVIEELVEKMQENDAMKAKLEEKQELLDKSVTEEMKTVLECKVAELEQKLSESENKFQMQSEKMKKIVATFNKKKIACQELEARVAELEEKWSTEKDEKEVKNKQIQEVEIAMREKDNKIADLEDKLLQTKNDIAEALANSEKFAKESTSLKERMTVLMEHNTEMGEEIEKQRTEIERISLEMTAEKTARENIITEYELYKQTASKEAEQKQAILDEIKEKARELSVRMQVMETEYVDQLATIKNLQAENGLLLSKQTQIDEKLENTEKESEERRVLIEQLQKEITTMTVAVQTPEQDVREDDVERIAQHCDHSEQCQNLVQALEARLQERQAEIENLNNELANSYGNIVLLHDESQRYNDMMMQTAQERFNQSLMDQTNTLQQEIDALRTEKSISEQKVSKLESKLEEYKRKNEKCKIEILETAESSVIESQQQQKHDDTLPLFDSAKILDTTITLDADKKEIKRLQSLLNEKENQCSEYVKEIDLLLKNIEEGKVHIQDLQNQFENSQSELKKIEYLLSEKNAKLESLNVELNKVTFQLNEFKVLQEQYHITEAEVERLRQLVAEKNMQIDSLITELNIVNQQMTMQSQQYADLENNLRTEISLKDMEITTLRTELTSTKETVQTLIIEQDQLNHILESYKLQIDNLVPETKTGNDNDSTQETSQQRNFQIELENALQKRDQAEIFVANLTQVLDDSQQNLQKSRIHKDSLKEFTSMEETVEQESAQILTSIEESVSQQESVQSAQSPTEKRIQQDTQLDIGLGWDYGSSEPLNVDEDSWGWNTEDVQLVNDLSTTPVQMNVETQLHLQIEDLQDRIKNLEEQNAKIAEDNKAAQIKNGKLVKKLKEYKVQIENLQQQLKMQKQAGSFFDLDTAIEEELKMQIAKLEKTLNEIKEEKKNIIAEKEALLKRFDVIVSANERYMEMKERQDIEVEVLRIQNKELSNKVQSLEWRLQENITDLQDIISSSSRQEDQIDPSSHEAESTAHNQPQKRSVESIDNFEKMSKKYKEEIDDLKDELEALAAENEQLQHFLEEQKAMMANLEPKSIDKSEELIEKLDALNNQNVLLQSALNKSKEEYDMLRKQYEQSLIDANDQVAAMRQNSDLLKTEFMEKIDRLETEINNLQKALEEKEAKINALMNSEEKLSIVNTSLTEVTELLNIRVQEVADLKQELQVQYVERQQAEATLQSNIQNLTRELDERKQELAALKEAFANKEHELIQQRSVETMSAIISEATQELVQKHAIEIEEKDKELHDLMEKLIAMQTTVDEYTLRLQDSTAKLEMQQQQIVYLKEDLTERNSIIGATQAEANLLNEKLQEKQQELIQYEEEKTKLATKIEGYLADIQHLQSQLNATEITTVNLQECNSHIHSLQQEIQVLKSEKESILLQYDQETKAYQAHLENNKEQIDALKQDLREKTEQLHYVSTQLCAKENDLEGIKAMMNDKNSLLEIVNQELNDKRAELERLRNERSQNSQTIDALSAFRMGSDDDAELQSTVDELKAQMETKQQELQHLKYVLSENTYPTIIQQMQDRINCLYNEKVTLEASLRVVKQTLTEKQEQVNVLTQRINDQNQDYISKEEVNSLSRDRRSAYDQEEIVRLQNELHVKEQEINELRYVIAEKDSQLCLQASMEPQSDEFELRETMQRLTGELYGKEQEVQTLKSTIVELQEKILHLKDFERLSEESRNAIERLTSEKEQIRIEAEEFLNNELRKKESEIDEIKQKLSEENQKLLAELQLKDNHIENLKMRLEELQVIVNDQNNKLEQNEKALMHAIDDLTEKERRLAELSITKDAEFHNLKMQIREKETRIEELLALSAEEEKQLDELRHILAVKETEVNRLKELLDQKVSEYELIQHALKKDVSVIEAAASKSLETVGIIDNKETISSELDLALYMLHQRDVRCEELTHELMQLLEERDTLQLRLSNAIRINEELRRMGGSSAEASPTKDLSSASQAVIEPVVEQLSPSKSEGPIEIAKEAIDIPIEDKEALALKLSQLHSVSHTKDVRLKDERELRHTQQMSLLAHRDVLSTLPPEAAARLVNANYTLSRDVQSQSSVLLNWLWGKSTPKVVHM is encoded by the exons ATGTCAAGTGTATATGAGAAGCCATCGGATACAATGGAAGGCAGCCTTCCTGAAGCTGCAATACACACGAAAGAAACATGTGAACAGAATAAGAATCAATTGGAATCTCTCAAGGAAATTATGATGAGGAATcaacaaagtttaaaaaagaaagaggaggaaGTCCAg gAATATGCACGAAGATTATCAAAGATTAAATCCAGAGCCAAACTGTCACGTCATAATAAAGAAGGAAATTCATCATCTAAAGACACAATACATTTGCATAAGACTGAATCTGCAGCAAAGGATACAACAGATGATGCAATCGATGATATAAGTCAAGCAAAAACCCCAAAGGCAAAATCTTCTTTACTTCAACGAAAATTGGCGGAAAATAGGAAAGCGTTTGAGCAACGTAATAAGGAATTGACGGAAACAAAACGAGTAATGGAAGAGAAAGTGGAAGCTATTAGGCAACAATTAGACGAAACAGATTTAGCAACAGAAGTACACAAGGATCAATTGGCTGTTACACCAATTAAGCCTTTTGTGATCACTTCAGAT ATGATGACACCAATTCAAATTGAGGACattcaagagaaagagaaaaaaattatggatcTAAATAGCAAAATTGTCGAATTGGAAGCTACCATTCTAGACcttcaagaaaatttaaaagagaaagattctGTAATTGATTCCAAAACGAAGGCGGTGACTCTCATGTCCGCGGATCTTTCTAAGAAGGGTAAAACGACATTGGACACTCTCGAAGATACGAAAGACGAAATGCGAACAATGCAGGAAAATTTTATCCTGATAGAAACTTCTTTGAAAGATAAGAATAACAATCTGTTGAAACAATTGcaagaaagagataataaaatatcggaaTTGGAACACACAATTAATAG atttgaaGAGCAGCTTAAAGAACAGAAAATAGCTGAATCAGCAAGTGCGGATTTTTCGCGTTCCACTATGGACACTTTAGCGGAGACTAAAGACGCGATGAAATCGATGCAAGAAAATTTCGTTCTTATTGAATCCTCATTGAAGTTGAAGAATGATAATCTTCTTCAGCAATTAGGGGAGTATGAAGTGAAATTGGTGGAAGccagagaaagaatttttcaattagaaTCGGACGCCGGTATAGTGACAACACCGGCAGTCAAGGATTTACAATTTAGAATAGAGAAATTAGTGCAAAATAATCGACAGCTTCTTGATGAAAAGTaccaattgcaaaaaaatgtggCCGAGttgcaagataaaattattgctaagAAATCGGTTCAAAATAATGATgcaattattgaaaaagataataaaatagcagagcttgaaaatttaatagaagaaCTTAAACAATCAAACGAATTGCTAAAAGAAGAATCAAAGGCAGAGATGCAGAAACAAGTGACTGAATTGTCATCTAGAAACGGAGAATATTCCAACAAGATTATCGATCTCGAAAAGCAAGTGCATAAATTGGAAGCGGAGAAGAACGACATGATAGCAAAATTGTCAGTCGAGCGAACAATACTTAAGAAAGATGATACAATGATTAAGTTGACAAAAGAATTGgaggatttaaataaaagcatgATCAAATTAAAGGCCCAACACAGAAGTAAAGTGAAAAATCTGCAAAAACAATTGGAGGACTTCAAAATG GTATCTGATACAAATGCGGAACTTGTTAGATTGGGCAATCAAGTGGCGTTATTGGAGGAGGAGAAAGGTAACCTTCAGCTGAGTCTGGTAGACTTTGACGAGCTTAAAG CCTCGGCAGGAGATTGGCAAGAACGTGTTGCTGACCTGGAAAATAAGGTTTCATCTCAGACAAAAGAAATACAGATGCATATCGATGCAATCGCCACCTTGGAGAACCAAAAGTTAGATCTAATGCAAg aacTTCACACAGTGAAACAAGAAATTTTGGCGTTAGAAGCTGAGAATGCAGAGTCCGAAAATCTCAGAGTGTCTGCAGAGATGAAAGTTGTTGAGCTAGAGGAACAATTGGAAGCTATACACAAAGAACATAGCGAAAATAAACTCGAGTCTCTATCCGAGTCTGAGTATCATGAACTTTTGAAAAAGGTCGATGCTCTGATACATGaaaattcagaattatatagtaaattaaacaaaatggaAGAAAAAGGCACTTCGGATACCGGTTCGACAGAATCTTTTGAAGCCAttcaagtaaataataaaaatgatcttttgaaaaagatcGAAGATTTAgaacagaaaaataatgagtTGACGCTCAAGTTAACGAAGTTGGAGGAAAGAGATGGCTCGCATGCTGGTTCGACGGAGTCCTTCGAAACTATAAACGATACAGATCGCAGCGAATTGTTGAAGAAAATTGAACAGTTGATCCaggaaaataatgatttaactATGAAGTTGAACAGATTTGAAGAGAAGGGATCTGATACGGGTTCCACGGAATCTTTTGAGCGTATTCCAGAACATAACGACAACATGACAAAGATTGAACTACTTACTCAAGAGAATAATGAACTTGTTATTAAACTTACGAAACTGGAAGAACAGTTAAGTCAAATAGAATGTAATGTTCAGTTAAATGCCCCTAAGATTGATAATAGTTTAGAGACACTTAAAGATGATAGTAGCTTGCGATTGCAAATTGAGACATTTACACAGGAACATGACAATTTAATGGCAGAGATTGCTAAATTTAAGACGCAAGTAGAAGATCTGACAGAAGAAAATAACAGGTTGCAGGATCGTATAGAAACATTGACAGCAGAGAATACTGAATTAGTTATAAATTGCACAAAATTAGAGGAACATCTCGAAGTACAAATGTCTTCTCAAATGTCAGTTCAGATAATAGAATATACTGatcaaattaaagttttaatggATAGACAACAGGTCCTAGAAAAAGAGTTGACACAATTGCGAGAAGCTTCGGTAGAGCAATCAGTTAACATAACATCATGCGAGACTGATGACGCAAAATCTAAGATTGTGAcattagagaaagaaaatgcacAGATGATAATGACTATTAGAAAACTCGAAGAACATATCAACAATCAGAAAGAAGAATTGAGCAAATTttctagagagaaagaagagttGAATCTAAAACTGGAACATATGGCCTGTGATGATTTCTCTAGAGAAAGAGTAGAACTCATTGATAAATTGGAGAAATTGAATCGGGAAAAGGAGAGTGTAGTTTATGAGAGACAGGAGCTGCATGAacaaattaattctctcttgcAGAAATCATCTGAGGAAATGTCAGAGATACGAAAGACGGAAGAAGTTGCTCAGGAATCCCAAAGTGTGATTGTAGCATCTTTGGAGAAAGAACTTGAGAATAGCAAAGTATTAATTACAgagtataaaaatcaaatagaaGAGATGAATATGAAACTACAGAGCATGGAGGCAGAATTGCAGAAAAAAGCCAAACAATTACTAGAATATGAGGCATCGAATGAAAAAGTGGAGAGTTTGCAACGCGAGTTAAATGACATGTTTGCTACTGCAGAAGAATGGAAATTCAAGTATGATGATATGCAAGTAAAGATGCAAGCCTTAGAGCAAGGAAAAATCTCTATAGAGGAAGCTTTTAagatattggaaaataatcataaagaaTTGTTAGAAGTAATAAGGGAGAAAGATGCAGCAACTTCTACTCTACAAGAACAGTTTCAAGACACTATAAACTCGCTCGAAATGAGATTACAAGATGAAATAGCAAATGTAACTGCAAAAGAACATGAAATTACGGCCTTGAAAgcagaaattgaaaagaaagacCAAGAATTGCAAACCAAATATGCACAGTTGCAAAATGGAATGATTTCTATAGACAATTTGCAAGAGGAATTGTACAACTATTCGCTTAAACTTAAAGAAAATGAGGCTGCTCTATCATCATCATTAGGAGAGATTGCAAGACTCAATGACATAATAAAGCAGAAAGAAAAGGATACTcagtttttgaaaaagaatattagcAAAATTACTGAAGCATTAGAATTGACTAAATCTTCAGaagaatttaatgaaatattagaaagtttgcgaaataaagaaacaaactATATTGAATTACAAAATAAGCACAAAGAAGTCTTAAGAGAAAACAGTGAGCTATTGCAAAAGATTGAAGATATATCAAAGGATtatgagaatattaaaaatgaattaattaagaagGAACAGGAAATGAACAATTTGCTTATGGATAAAAAAGAGTTAGTCGCACAAATTGAAGAAATCAAAAAAGACAAGATTGAAACTGAAAAACGACTTTGGGAATTACAAAAGATTTTGGAGAATCAAACTACATATGCTGAAAATATGCAATCGGAGCTAACAAATGAATACAAGCAGATGGAACGGCTTAAGATCAATCATACAGAGGAAATGATGATGCTAAGTACAAGATTAGAAAATGTTATTGAAGAACTAGTCGAGAAAATGCAGGAAAATGATGCTATGAAAGCTAAGTTAGAAGAAAAGCAAGAGTTACTTGATAAAAGTGTCACGGAAGAGATGAAGACTGTCTTGGAGTGTAAAGTTGCGGAATTGGAACAAAAGCTTTCAGAATCGGAGAATAAGTTTCAGATGCAAtctgaaaaaatgaaaaagattgtggcaacttttaataaaaagaaaatagcatGCCAAGAACTTGAAGCACGCGTTGCGGAATTGGAGGAGAAATGGTCAACGGAAAAGGACGAGAAAGAGGTTAAAAACAAACAGATACAGGAGGTGGAGATTGCCATGCGGGaaaaagacaataaaataGCCGACTTGGAAGACAAATTGCTGCAGACGAAGAACGATATTGCAGAGGCTCTTgcaaattctgaaaaatttgcaaaagaatCAACCAGTTTGAAGGAAAGGATGACAGTGTTGATGGAACATAACACGGAGATGGGCGAGGAGATTGAGAAGCAACGTACAGAGATAGAACGCATCTCTCTTGAAATGACGGCAGAGAAAACAgcgagagagaatattattacagAATATGAACTCTATAAACAAACAGCGAGCAAGGAAGCTGAACAAAAACAGGCAATTTTGgatgagataaaagaaaaggcACGAGAATTGAGCGTACGTATGCAAGTGATGGAGACTGAATACGTGGATCAGCTTGCTACGATAAAGAACTTGCAGGCGGAGAACGGTCTCTTGTTATCCAAACAAACGCAGATCGACGAGAAACTAGAAAATACCGAGAAAGAGTCAGAAGAGCGTCGTGTGCTGATCGAGCagttacaaaaagaaattacgaCTATGACGGTAGCTGTGCAGACTCCGGAACAGGATGTAAGAGAGGATGACGTAGAGAGGATCGCGCAACATTGCGACCATTCTGAGCAGTGTCAAAATTTGGTACAAGCGTTGGAAGCACGTCTACAAGAACGTCAAGCGGAGAttgaaaatctaaataatgaGTTAGCTAATTCATATGGCAATATCGTATTACTTCATGATGAGTCTCAAAGATACAATGATATGATGATGCAAACTGCTCAGGAGCGTTTTAATCAGTCACTTATGGACCAAACGAATACGTTACAACAAGAAATTGATGCCTTAAGAACGGAAAAATCTATAAGCGAACAGAAAGTGTCGAAATTGGAATCTAAGTTAGAAgaatataaacgtaagaacgagaaatgcaaaattgaaattctaGAAACAGCTGAGTCTTCTGTCATAGAGAGCCAGCAACAACAGAAGCATGACGATACTTTGCCATTGTTTGATTCTGCGAAAATTCTTGATACGACTATTACTTTGGAtgctgataaaaaagaaataaaacgatTACAAAGTTTAttgaatgagaaagagaatcaATGTTCTGAGTACGTGAAAGAAATCGatcttttacttaaaaatatagaggAAGGAAAGGTGCATATCCAAGACTTACAGAATCAATTTGAGAATTCGCAAAGCGAATTGAAGAAGATAGAATATCTTCTTTCTGAAAAGAACGCAAAGCTGGAATCATTAAATGTGGAACTGAACAAAGTGACTTTTCAATTGAATGAATTCAAAGTGTTGCAGGAGCAGTATCATATTACTGAAGCGGAAGTGGAAAGATTACGGCAACTTGTGGCCGAGAAGAACATGCAGATAGATTCATTAATCACAGAATTAAATATCGTAAATCAACAAATGACTATGCAGTCACAGCAATATGcggatttagaaaataatctgCGAACAGAGATCTCACTTAAAGACATGGAAATCACTACATTAAGAACAGAATTGACTTCCACAAAAGAGACTGtgcaaacattaataatagaacAAGATCAGCTAAACCACATCTTGGAATCTTACAAACTTCAGATTGATAATCTGGTACCAGAAACGAAGACTGGCAATGATAATGATTCAACACAAGAGACAAGTCAACAACGTAACTTTCAGATTGAACTGGAGAATGCATTACAAAAGAGGGATCAGGCGGAAATATTTGTCGCGAATCTCACACAAGTGTTAGATGATTCACAACAGAATCTTCAGAAGTCGAGAATACATAAAGACAGTTTAAAGGAGTTTACTTCTATGGAGGAAACGGTTGAACAAGAATCAGCACAAATTCTTACATCTATTGAAGAATCTGTTAGTCAACAAGAATCCGTACAATCTGCACAATCTCCTactgaaaaaagaatacaacAAGATACTCAATTAGATATTGGTTTAGGTTGGGATTATGGCTCGTCTGAGCCGCTTAATGTTGATGAGGACTCTTGGGGTTGGAATACGGAGGATGTTCAATTGGTTAATGATCTCAGTACGACACCAGTACAGATGAATGTCGAAACGCAATTACATCTGCAAATAGAAGACTTGcaagatagaataaaaaatctggAAGAACAGAATGCTAAGATTGCCGAAGACAATAAAGCAGCACAGATAAAGAATGGTAAATTAGTGAAAAAGTTGAAGGAATATAAGGTACAGATAGAGAACTTGCAACAACAATTGAAGATGCAGAAACAGGCTGGCAGCTTTTTTGATCTGGATACGGCAATCGAAGAGGAATTGAAAATGCAGATCGCCAAGTTGGAGAAAActcttaatgaaattaaagaggaaaagaaaaatattattgctgaGAAAGAGGCTTTACTGAAACGATTTGACGTAATCGTGTCGGCTAACGAAAGGTACATGGAAATGAAGGAGAGACAGGATATAGAAGTCGAGGTACTGCGTATTCAGAATAAGGAACTAAGCAATAAAGTGCAATCCTTAGAATGGCgattacaagaaaatataactGATTTACAAGATATCATCTCTTCTTCTTCGCGACAAGAAGATCAGATTGATCCGTCAAGTCATGAAGCCGAATCTACAGCGCATAACCAGCCTCAGAAAAGATCAGTGGAATCTATTGACAACTTTGAAAAGATGTCGAAAAAGTACAAGGAGGAAATAGATGATTTGAAGGACGAATTGGAAGCGCTTGCAGCAGAAAACGAACAATTGCAGCACTTTTTAGAAGAACAAAAAGCGATGATGGCAAATTTGGAACCGAAGAGTATTGATAAATCTGAAGAACTCATAGAGAAGTTAGATGCGTTGAATAACCAAAATGTGTTACTCCAAAGCGCTTTAAACAAGAGCAAAGAAGAATACGACATGCTCAGGAAGCAGTACGAGCAAAGTCTAATAGACGCGAATGATCAAGTGGCAGCAATGCGACAAAACAGCGATCTTCTTAAAACTGAATTTATGGAGAAAATAGATAGATTAGAGacggaaataaataatttacagaaagCTTTAGAAGAGAAGGAAGCCAAGATCAATGCTTTGATGAATTCAGAGGAAAAACTTTCGATCGTCAATACATCTTTAACGGAAGTTACGGAATTGCTTAACATTAGAGTTCAGGAAGTTGCTGATCTGAAGCAAGAGCTTCAAGTTCAATATGTAGAAAGACAACAAGCTGAAGCGACGTTACAAtcgaatatacaaaatttaacaagAGAACTAGACGAGAGGAAACAAGAATTGGCAGCTTTGAAGGAAGCATTTGCCAACAAGGAACACGAATTAATACAGCAAAGGAGTGTAGAAACAATGAGCGCTATTATTAGTGAAGCTACTCAAGAATTAGTCCAGAAGCATGCGATAGAGatcgaagaaaaagataaggaATTGCACGATCTAATGGAAAAGTTGATTGCAATGCAAACGACGGTTGATGAGTACACCTTAAGGTTGCAAGATAGCACGGCTAAATTGGAGATGCAACAACAacaaattgtatatttgaaaGAGGATCTAACAGAGCGAAATTCAATAATTGGAGCTACTCAAGCTGAAGCAAATTTgttgaatgaaaaattgcaagagAAACAACAAGAGTTAATACAATATGAGGAAGAAAAAACCAAACTTGCGACAAAAATAGAAGGGTACTTAGCGGACATCCAACATCTGCAGAGTCAATTGAACGCCACAGAAATAACCACAGTTAATCTACAAGAGTGTAATTCGCATATTCATAGCTTGCAGCAAGAAATTCAAGTTCTAAAATCAGAGAAAGAATCGATCTTGCTGCAGTACGATCAGGAGACGAAGGCGTATCAGGCTCATCTGGAAAACAATAAAGAACAGATTGATGCTTTAAAGCAAGATCTGCGAGAGAAGACCGAACAATTGCATTACGTAAGTACACAATTATGCGCCAAGGAGAATGATTTGGAAGGGATTAAAGCAATGATGAATGACAAAAATTCTTTGCTGGAGATCGTGAATCAAGAATTGAATGACAAACGTGCCGAATTGGAAAGATTGCGCAATGAGCGGTCACAGAATTCTCAGACGATCGACGCTCTCTCTGCTTTTAGAATGGGCAGTGACGACGATGCGGAGCTGCAAAGCACTGTAGACGAGTTAAAGGCACAGATGGAAACTAAACAACAAGAATTGCAACATTTAAAGTACGTTTTGAGCGAGAATACGTATCCTACAATCATTCAGCAAATGCAAGATAGAATTAATTGTCtatataacgaaaaagttACATTGGAAGCTTCTTTGCGAGTAGTTAAGCAGACTTTAACGGAGAAACAGGAACAAGTAAATGTTTTAACGCAGCGCATTAACGATCAGAATCAGGACTATATTTCCAAGGAGGAAGTCAATTCGCTTTCCAGAGACCGAAGATCCGCGTACGATCAAGAAGAAATCGTTAGGTTGCAGAATGAACTGCATGTGAAAGAACAAGAAATTAATGAACTGAGATATGTTATAGCTGAGAAAGACTCGCAATTATGTTTGCAAGCTAGTATGGAGCCGCAATCGGATGAATTTGAATTACGCGAAACTATGCAGAGATTAACGGGAGAATTATATGGCAAAGAGCAGGAAGTGCAAACGTTAAAGTCAACTATCGTGGAGTTGCAAGAAAAAATCTTGCATCTTAAAGATTTTGAAAGGCTTTCTGAGGAGAGCAGAAATGCCATCGAGAGGCTAACTTCAGAAAAAGAGCAGATTCGTATTGAGGCTGAAGAATTCCTGAATAACGAGTTGCGAAAGAAAGAATCCGAGATTGATGAAATCAAGCAGAAACTATCAGAAGAAAATCAAAAGTTATTGGCAGAACTTCAGTTGAAGGATAATCATATCGAGAATCTTAAGATGCGCTTAGAAGAATTGCAGGTAATTGTGAATGATCAGAATAATAAGCTCGAACAGAATGAGAAAGCATTGATGCATGCAATCGATGATCTGACGGAGAAGGAAAGAAGACTGGCCGAGTTGAGCATCACCAAAGACGCTGAGTttcataatttgaaaatgcAGATTCGCGAAAAGGAGACGCGTATAGAAGAACTCTTGGCATTATCCGCTGAAGAGGAGAAACAATTAGACGAGCTAAGGCATATATTGGCGGTTAAAGAGACAGAGGTGAATAGGCTGAAGGAATTGTTAGACCAGAAGGTATCAGAATATGAACTGATACAGCacgctttaaaaaaagacgTGTCCGTCATCGAGGCTGCGGCATCGAAGAGTTTGGAAACTGTTGGAATAATCGACAACAAGGAGACCATCTCTAGTGAGTTGGACCTCGCATTGTACATGCTTCATCAAAGAGACGTCAGATGTGAAGAGTTGACTCATGAACTGATGCAATTGCTTGAGGAGCGTGATACATTACAACTGCGATTGTCTAATGCAATTCGAATAAACGAAGAATTGAGGAGGATGGGCGGGAGTAGCGCTGAAGCGAGTCCAACGAAAGACTTATCATCGGCCTCACAAGCAGTGATTGAACCCGTTGTAGAACAACTTTCACCTTCAAAGTCCGAAGGACCAATTGAGATTGCAAAGGAAGCCATCGATATTCCGATCGAGGACAAGGAAGCTCTTGCATTGAA ATTGTCGCAGTTGCATTCAGTCAGTCATACGAAGGACGTGCGATTAAAGGATGAACGAGAGTTAAGGCATACGCAACAAATGTCTTTGTTAGCGCACAGGGACGTTTTAAGTACATTGCCGCCTGAAGCAGCTGCAAGGCTGGTCAACGCTAATTACACGCTCT CTCGAGATGTTCAGAGTCAGTCGAGTGTGCTTTTGAATTGGTTGTGGGGCAAGAg CACGCCGAAGGTGGTGCACATGTGA